A section of the Bacteroidota bacterium genome encodes:
- a CDS encoding T9SS type A sorting domain-containing protein produces MRKLFLFMVVLLATIGLQQANAQIPDDTNGRLYRLCKTWGYFKYFNQHKCDLKWDTLLNTTINEVLVANSNADFNNALRNMFYKVGNNSYCATPGPEPDTNFNFDDSWIKDPAFSQTVRDFLETFSMYIYPDTSTCLVKFNDYSTPGYYSYIDFRDDPLSMPIDYTNEANRLTTMFYYWNVINYFSPYRNIMDQPWDSTLYQFIPLIRQATTVIDFHVTFLKLVTRINDSHGFTNSTTISNNFWGGYYLPTIYFTRVDTQCVVTRVEYITGVSPGDILTTVKGIPIREIEDSLSLYVPASTPAALYRDIYYDMLRGGSYTSLNLTFLDSNNSTYSTFVVRSVNLAAWHAWKDDNGLTSSYFITTCGYGYVNMGMLQPEEVPDMYNTLKDASAIIFDICNYPNGMLWDLGPLLFPAPIISAVWYDPALAWLPAPYYYYYMPGWYYQNNDYDNLGWWSNPDAYSGKVYILVNEETQSQAEYTCQYLSNHPDSKVIGTQTAGADGNVSYLTLPGGISTSFTSLGWFYADGYQQQRNGVKIDSIVSPTIAGIRHGIDEILNATFDCTAGIENIPTVKNNVSVYPNPVSNGSLHIAFTLEKNTDLTISLFDLTGKIIRQQTRQGVKGDHILIFDIDNIAAGLYVLKVQNGNESLNVKVAVK; encoded by the coding sequence ATGAGAAAGTTATTTTTATTCATGGTGGTTCTGCTTGCAACCATTGGCCTGCAACAAGCAAATGCCCAAATTCCTGATGATACAAACGGTCGCCTTTACCGCTTGTGCAAAACATGGGGATACTTTAAATATTTCAATCAGCATAAATGCGATCTTAAATGGGATACTCTTCTGAATACAACCATTAATGAGGTGTTGGTTGCGAACAGCAATGCTGATTTCAATAATGCGTTGAGAAATATGTTTTACAAGGTGGGCAACAATTCATACTGTGCAACTCCGGGTCCGGAACCTGATACCAACTTTAATTTTGATGATTCCTGGATTAAGGATCCCGCGTTTTCTCAAACTGTCAGGGATTTTCTGGAGACGTTTTCAATGTACATCTATCCGGATACTTCAACCTGTTTAGTGAAGTTCAATGATTATTCAACTCCGGGTTATTACAGCTATATCGATTTCAGGGATGATCCCTTATCCATGCCAATAGACTATACCAATGAAGCGAATCGATTGACCACTATGTTCTATTACTGGAACGTGATCAACTATTTTTCCCCATACAGAAACATCATGGACCAGCCGTGGGACAGCACATTGTACCAGTTTATCCCTCTGATAAGACAGGCTACAACGGTCATTGATTTTCATGTAACTTTCCTGAAACTGGTGACCAGGATTAACGACTCGCATGGATTTACTAACAGTACTACGATATCAAATAATTTTTGGGGAGGATATTATTTGCCAACAATTTATTTCACAAGAGTTGATACCCAATGTGTCGTAACCAGGGTGGAGTATATAACAGGCGTATCGCCCGGAGATATTTTAACTACTGTGAAGGGAATACCCATCCGGGAAATTGAGGATTCATTGTCTCTTTATGTGCCCGCGTCAACTCCCGCCGCATTGTACAGGGATATTTATTATGACATGCTGAGAGGGGGATCTTACACCAGCCTCAACCTGACATTTTTGGATAGTAATAATAGTACATATTCAACTTTCGTCGTAAGATCAGTAAATTTAGCTGCCTGGCATGCCTGGAAAGATGATAATGGCTTGACTTCTTCTTATTTCATTACAACTTGTGGTTATGGTTATGTGAACATGGGAATGCTTCAACCGGAAGAAGTGCCCGATATGTATAATACACTCAAAGATGCCTCCGCAATTATTTTTGACATTTGTAATTACCCCAACGGAATGCTATGGGATTTAGGTCCGCTCCTATTCCCCGCACCAATCATAAGTGCTGTCTGGTATGATCCGGCATTGGCCTGGTTACCGGCACCCTATTATTATTATTATATGCCCGGATGGTATTACCAGAACAATGATTATGATAACCTGGGCTGGTGGTCAAATCCGGACGCATATTCCGGCAAAGTTTACATTCTGGTGAACGAAGAAACACAAAGCCAGGCGGAATATACGTGCCAGTATTTAAGTAATCATCCTGATTCCAAAGTAATCGGAACGCAAACAGCCGGTGCTGACGGAAACGTGAGTTATTTGACTTTACCAGGTGGCATATCTACGAGCTTCACCTCTCTTGGATGGTTTTATGCCGATGGGTATCAGCAACAGCGTAACGGAGTGAAAATTGACTCCATTGTTTCGCCAACCATTGCCGGCATCAGGCATGGAATAGATGAAATATTGAATGCAACATTCGATTGCACTGCAGGTATAGAAAATATACCGACTGTAAAAAACAATGTATCTGTTTATCCAAATCCTGTTTCCAACGGTTCACTGCATATCGCATTCACCCTTGAAAAAAATACAGATTTAACTATTTCTCTTTTCGATTTAACAGGAAAAATTATCCGGCAGCAAACCAGGCAAGGTGTGAAGGGAGATCATATTTTGATTTTTGATATCGACAATATAGCGGCCGGATTGTATGTGCTGAAAGTGCAAAATGGAAATGAATCATTAAATGTGAAGGTGGCTGTGAAGTAA
- a CDS encoding type II toxin-antitoxin system RelE/ParE family toxin — protein sequence MNYSIYTIPPFDKQLKRLAKKYPSLKNDFSEFLKSLKENPEQGTALGNNCFKIRLAIASKGKGKAGGARVITHYKVIQSAVYLLSIYDKSEKEDIPNKYIIDLLKYIS from the coding sequence ATGAACTATAGCATTTATACAATACCCCCATTCGACAAACAGTTAAAGCGATTGGCTAAAAAGTATCCTTCACTCAAAAATGATTTTTCTGAATTTTTGAAGTCATTGAAAGAAAACCCTGAGCAAGGAACTGCCTTAGGTAACAATTGTTTTAAAATCCGACTTGCTATTGCCAGTAAAGGCAAAGGAAAAGCTGGTGGGGCTAGAGTTATAACTCATTATAAGGTAATTCAGTCTGCTGTTTATTTACTTTCAATTTACGATAAATCAGAAAAAGAGGACATTCCCAATAAATACATCATCGATTTACTTAAGTATATTTCGTAA